The sequence TGCCCTCGGCGGTCATCCTTTACTTCCTGGGCTGGCTCTACATGGCGGGCGGGCATCTGCCTTGGCTGGCGGCGATTTTCCACGGGCTGCTCCCGGCGGTGATCGCGGTGATCGCGGCCGCGGTTCTCAGGATCGGCGGGAAAACCCTGCGCAGCGCCACCCTCTGGGGCATCGCCGCGCTGTCCTTCTCCGCGATTTATTTTTTCGGGGTGTCCTTCGTGCTGATCATCGCCGCCGCCGCGCTGGCCGGCTGGGCCGGGCACCGGATTTCTCCTACGCAGTTTCCTCCGGGGAAATCCCACGGCGCGCTGGAGCATGATGATGATGCGGGCGTTCTGGTGCTTCCACCCGCCCCCCGCGCGAGCTGGAAGCGCACCCTGAAAGTTTCCGCCATCTGCATTTCCCTCTGGTTTCTGCCGGTGGTTGGGCTGGGTCTGTGGCTCGGGTGGGACAGCACGCCGGTCGCGCAGGGCGTCTTTTTCAGCAAGGCGGCGCTGGTCACCTTCGGCGGCGCTTATGCGGTGCTGCCCTACGTGGCGCAGCAGGCGGTGGAGCATTACCAATGGCTCTCGCACCCCCAGATGATGAGCGGCCTCGCCCTCGCGGAAACCACGCCCGGGCCGCTGATCATCGTGCTGGAGTTCGTCGGATTTGTCGGCGGCTGGCAGAATCCGGGGAAATTCAGCCCGCTGGCCGGAGCCTCGGTCGGAGCCGCGATCACCGTCTGGGCGACTTTCCTACCCTGCTTCCTGTTCGTTTTCCTCGGCGCCCCGTACGTGGAGCGACTCCACGAACTCCCGCGACTCGGTGCGTGCCTGACCGCGATCACCGCCGCCGTGGTCGGTGTGATCCTGAACCTCGGGGTCGTTTTTGCGCAACACGCCCTTTGGCCGGAAGGCGGCTTCGATGCCTTCGTGGCCATCCTCGCCGCCGCCTCGTTCATGGCGCTGTGGCGCTTCAAGCTACCCTTCACGTGGATCCTAGCCGCCTGCGCGGGGCTGGGGCTGCTCGCGGGATGGGCGGGCTACGCCTGAAAACGAGCCGTTTAAAATGCTTGAACGGCCGGGTGTGCCTGCCTACAGCCTCCGCATGGCTCTTGAAACCACACTGATCCTCTTCAAACCCGACGCCGTCGCGAAAAACCTCACCGGCGAGGTGCTTGCCCGTTTCCAGAAGGAAGGCTTCCTCGTGCGCGGCATCAAGATGATGTCCCTCAGCGACGAGATCCTCGCCGAGCACTACTCCCACATCGCCGACAAGCCGTTTTTCCCCTCCGTGCGCGGATTCATGCAGGAAACGCCGGTCATCGCCCTCGCCCTCGAAGGTGAAGACGTCATTTCCCGCGTCCGCGACCTGCTTGGCCCGACCGATTCCATGGTCGCCGCACCCGGCACGATCCGCGGTGATTTCGGTTTCAAGGACGCCGATGCGAAGATGCGCAACGTCTGCCACGCCTCCGATTCCCCGGAAGCCGCCGCCGCCGAGATCAAGCGCTTCTTCAAGGACGGCGAGATCTTTTCCTACTGACCGGAAACTTGAGCTTTTCCCTCCTCCTCCACGCGCTTGAGCCGAAGCCCGACCGCAAGGCTCTGGAGGAAATCACCGTCAACGTGCGTTCCGTGGCGCGCGCCGACGCGGCGGGGATTTTGCGGGGTTGGTTCGGCATCGTTTCCTCGGGGCTTTCGCTCGAAGACGCGACCGCCTTCCAAACCGGCCTGCGAACCCTCGGCTGCGAAACGGACATCGTGCCGGACGGGGACATCCCTTCCCTGCACCCGGATTTCCGCTGCCAGCGGATCGACCTCACCCCGGAAACGCTGACACTCACCACCGCGATGAACCGCCGCCAGGTGCGCGGACTCGGCGAACTGGTCTTTGCCGCCGCAGGCATGGTTGAGCGTGAAAAACAGGTCTCCGATTACGAAATGCAGACCGACGTACGATATTTCGAGGGCGGCGCGTACACCGTGCAGGTGCCCACGCGGATTACGAAATCCGTGGAAAAAACATGCTTCCGCATCGACCTCTTTTTCTCCGCGCCCATGCACCGCGTTTCCTACGAGGTCGAGCGGGAGACCGTGATGTTCTACGGCGAGCGCCACATCCGCGTCGGCAACAAGGCGGAAAGCCTGGCCCTCATGGCGGATCTTTCCTCGCTGCTGCCGCCCGACCGCCTGAACCGCGGCCTGCGCGAGCTTTCCACGGAGCCGCTCTACCCCTCCCTGCAAGCCTATGAGGAGGAGATCCGCTGGGCGTTTCACCGCCTCGGCGCGAAGGGGTGAGTGCGGCGAAAAAAGATCGCCATGCCCGGCTATGCTCAGCGAAGATGACCTCAACGCCATGAAACATCTCCTCGCCGCCGCCCTTCTCCTCGCCGCGCCCGTGCACGCCGCGCCGCTGAAAGTCTATATCCTTTCCGGGCAATCCAACATGCAGGGACACGCCAACGTCAGCACCTTCCCCTCGATGGCGCGGAATCCGGAAACCGCACCCCTGCTCAAGGAAATGACCGACGCCGAAGGCAAGCCGGTCGTCTGCGAGCGCGTCTGGATCAGCTACCTTTCCGAGGGCAAGGGCGGCGTCACCGAACTCAGGGAGGGCCAACTCACCGCAGGCTTCGGCGCCGGCCCGGACAAGATCGGGCCGGAATTCACCTTCGGCCTCACCATGCAGAAGCACGTCAAGGAGCCCATCCTGCTCATCAAGACCGCCTGGGGCGGCAAAAGCCTGCACACAGATTTCCGTCCCCCTTCCGCAGGCGGCGAAGGCGCGGGCAAATACTACGGCCTGATGATGGAGCATGTGAAAAAGGTGCTCGCAGATCCCGGCAAGGTCGTCCCCGGCTACAACGCCAAGGACGGCTACGAGCTCGCCGGTTTCGTCTGGTTCCAGGGCTGGAACGACATGGTCGATGGCGGTGCCTATCCCGACCGTTACAAGCCCGGCGGCTACGACCGGTATTCGGAAAACCTCGCCCACCTGATCCGCGATGTCCGCAAGGATCTCGACGCGCCCAAGCTTCCCGTCGTCATCGGCGTCCTGGGCGTCGGCGGGCCGACGTCCATGTACGAGCAGCCGCGTTACGTGCAGGTGCACCAGAATTTCCGCGACGCCATGGCCGCACCGGCGAAGCTACCCGAGTTCAAGGGCAACGTCGCCAACGTCCTCACCGAGGAGTTCTGGGATCACGAACTCTCCAAGGTTCGTTCAAAGAAAGAGAAAACCCCGGAGGAAGAGGAAATTGCCAAAGGCGCATCCAACCAAGAATTCCACTACCTCGGCGCCTCGACCATCCTCGGCCCCATCGGGAAAGCCTTCGCCGATGCGATGGTTGGGATGAAGTGAGTCCGCTGCTTGCCAAGCGCACCCGGAAATCTGAAGATCGCCTCGTGTTCGAGACAAAGATCATTGAGGCGACCGACGACGGGATGAAGGAAGCGCAGAACGAGGCGGTCGCGCTTTTGCAAAAGGGCGAGGTCGTGGCCTTGCCGACGGAGACGGTGTACGGGCTGGCGGCGGATGCTTTCAATCCGGATGCCGTGGCGAAAATTTTCGCGGCGAAGGAGAGGCCGAGCTTCGATCCGCTGATCGTGCACATCGCCACGTTGCGTGATCTGGAGCGGGTGGCGGTGGTGCCGGAGGAGATCCGCACCATTGTGAACCAGCTCGCCAACGAGTTCTGGCCCGGGCCGCTGACGATCATTCTGCCGAAGACCCCGGAAGTGCCGGACATCGTGACCAGCGGCTTGCCGACGGTGGGCGTGCGGCAGAGCGGGCATCCGATTTTCCGCGCGATCAACAAGGCGCTGGGCAACCCCATCGCCGCGCCGAGCGCGAACCGCTTCGGGCGCATTTCCCCGACCTCCGCCTCCGCCGTGATGAAGGAACTGGGCGGGCGCATCCCGCTCATCGTCGATGCGGGAGCCTGCGGCGAGGGATTGGAAAGCACGATCATCCGCATCGAGCCGCGCGAGGGGAAAAAGCCGATTTTCCACCTTCACCGCGCCGGCCCGATCACCAAGGAGCAGCTCCAGAAATTCGGCAAGGTGGAGAAGGCGAAACCCGGCGACAAGCTGCTCGCGCCCGGGGAGCTGGAGAGCCATTACGCGCCGCTCACGCCCTTCCGCCTGATCGAAAAGCCGTCGGATTTCACGCCGGAAGTCGGCAAGACCTACGGCCTGCTCAGCTACACCGGCGAGGAGGGCGGCGAGTTCGTCCGCGCGCACCGCTGGGACAGCGTCGTCGCGCTCAGCCCCGGCAGCGGGAAACTCGCCGAGGCCGCGATCCGCCTGTTTTACGCGATGCGTGAGATGGACGAGATGGGGTTGGATGAAATCATCGCCGAGCCGGTCAGCGAGGTCGGCCTCGGTGTCGCGATCATGGATCGCCTGCGCCGCGCTTCGGCACGGTGAAATACGGCTCGCAGGCGTCGGGGTCGGAACCCTACTCAACCGGCGAGGCGGCTCCGCCTCCATGCGGCGGCAGGGTCTTGCGGAACTCGTCCAGGCAGAGCCCCATCTTGGTCGTCGGAATTACCTCGAAACCTGGCACCCGGGTGAGCGACAGGTCTTTGCCAAGCAGCGCTGAAAACGGCTCCCCGTCCTTGAGCCCCGCATCGGCAAGTGACAGGGCACGGTTGTCCGCGATGTTGGAGAACCTCCGGTTTTCCTCCTTCCCGCTCAAATCCAACCGGGTTTCGCACTCCACCATGACATTGCGGGTGATCCGGTTGCCGGTGGGCAGTTCGGGATGCTCTTTCAGCAGGCGGAGCATGCCGGGATAGCGCTCCGACCATGGCGGCAAGGACGGTCGGACTTTTGCCAGCTGTCCCCCGAGCTGCTTGTGCTCCAGGGTGTAGCCGCGGGCGACCCCACGATCATCCAGGTGAACCGCCCTCTTGCACCGAATGAACACATTTCCCTCCACGATATTATCATGACCGCCGCCGATCGCGACCCCGCTGGCTACGTTCCAGGCGATGTTGCCGCGGATGGTGTCGCCACTGTCCCCGTCATCCATGTAGAACGCGACGGCGTTGGTGTCGGCGACGAGGTTGTGCCGCAGGACGTTGCCCCGGCTGGTCCAGTCGTGGGTGGTGTAAAACGCCCCGACGTCGCCCGAATCCAGCGCGATGCGCCAGACCTGGTTGTATTCGATGATGTGGTCATTGCCGCCGTAGAGGACGGCGGCGTGGGGCAGGTCGTGGATCAGGTTATGGGCTAGCCGGCACCCAACCGCAGTGTAGCCGAAGGCGCCGAGCATGATGGCGGGCGCGTAGGTGGTCTGCGTCTGCCCGATGTGGTGGATATGGTTGTTCAAAACCACGTGGCCGGCGGGGGTGAGGCTCATGCGGTCGCCGCCTCCGACGTAGATCCCGCCCTGTCCGAGTTGATGGATGTCGCAACCGGCCACCCGGTGCCCGATCCCCCCGTTGAGAATGATCCCGGTGCCGCCCAGATCATGGATCTCGCAGCCTGCGATCAGGACTTCGGAGGCGCCGGTGATTTCCACCCCGTTCCCAAGGCCTCCCTCCAGGGTGAACCCGCGGAAGGTCACGTGTCCGGCATCCTCGATCCTGACAAGCGGATCCTTCATGTCGGAGATCAGGGCGCTACCGCCCTTCAGATCCCGCGGCGGCCACAGGTAGAGCATTTTTGTCGGGAAACGCAGGCACCATTCCCCCGCGCGATCCAGTTCCTCGAGGAGGTTGAGCGCATACCAGTTCTCCTTGCCGTCGCCGGTCCGCGTGCCGTTGACGGTCTTGCTGTATTTCGAGCCGATGCCGCCGCCGACCCCACGGGCATGCGTGACCGTTCCGGCCTGAGGGTCGATCGCCGCCACACGCACCGTCTCCGGTTGCCATGGCACCCGCCAGAAACCCTTCAACCAGAGTCCGTCCTCCACGGCCTTCCCCCAGGTGCCGGGGCGGCCCCCCCGGTAGCGGAAAGTTCCCGGGCTGCTGCTCGAGCCGTTTTCCAGGACGCTTTCGATGGTGGTGTATTCCACGTCCGGCCAGCGGGCCAGCGGCAGGCGCTCACCGTCGATGAAAAGCTCGATGATCCCGCCGCCGTCGCGGAACAGCTCCGGGAAAGGCCCGGCATTGCGGATGCCCAGCGCCTCCAGATCCAGTTCCACGACATGATCGCGCGCCGCCTCGGGCAGGCGCGCCTTCACGGCCGGATCCGAGACCGGGCGAAAGGCATCGCCTGCGATGACGCGGCCACCGACGAGCCGGACCGTCCCCTCCGCCTGATAGACGATCCGCGCCTCCGCTGTGCCGCCGTCCTGCTTGTCCAGCCCGAAAGAACGGGTGCGCAGGTAGGTGCCGGCATGCACACGGACGACGGCCCCCGCGCCCTGCAAACCATCCGCCTTGCGCTGCCGCAGCAGGTCGCGGGCTTTTTCCAGGGTGGCGACGGGCAGCTCCGCGGTGCCCGGATTGGTATCGGCACCATCCACGGCAACATGGATTTCGTGCGGTGCAGCCGGCGCCTCTCCCGCCCCGAGGGCAAGAAGAACGGCGGCGGTCACGGGCGCGAAGAAGCGGCGCGAAGATCTTGGGCCTTTTGAAATCATAGCTCTGTCTTTCATGAATCCGTTGCGGGATTTCCGCATCAATCCGCGGTCCCGATCCCAAGACCCTCGGAGAGCCTCAGGAAATCCTCCTTGTCCTTGCCTTTCCAGAGGCCGTTCGACTTGGCGGCGGCGTGCCACGTTTCCGCAGCGTTCCTGCATTGTTCGAGCAGCTTGGCCGAGCCGGGCTTGTCCTTCCAGAGGACAGGCGGGTATTTCCGCATGAAGGTGAGCAGCTTGTCGGCCGGGATCTCCTCCGCGTTCGCTTTCGCGAACGCGGCCTTGGCGGTCGCATCGGGGATGGTCGGGACGGCTGGCGGCGCGGGCTTGGCGGGCGGGGTTGCTTTCGGGATGCCGTCGAGGTTCTTCCACTCGGCGCTGATCGCCACCTCTTGGGTCGCCGATTTTCCGGGAAGTCCGGTGGCGAGCTGGAAGCATTGCTGCGCGAAGTCCCATGCGCCGGGCGAGATGCTGTGCCCCACGCCCGGCCAGCTTGCGGCGATGTGGCAGAATCCCTTCTTGTCCAGCTCGTCGCGGAACCTGCCGAACCATTCGAGGCGGCCGTAGGGGGCTTCGCCGAAGGATTTGCCCGTGTCGTTCTCCCCGCAGGAAATGGCGAAGGGGATCTTCTTCGCCGAATTACTAATGTTCCCGTAGTTGTCGGTGGCCCAGGTGCCGCCGGAATGGGCGGAGACCCCGCAGACGAGTTTCGGATGGTTCATCGCGAAACGGTGGGTGAACTGGCTGCCGGCGGAAAAGCCGTGCAGGAACATCTTTTCGCGCAGCTTGTAGCGTTTGCCCAGCTCCTCGAAGAGATTGATGAGCTTCTCGGCGTGGACGCCGTTGCCGTTCTGGAATGGGTTCTCGTTTTTCGTGTCGAACGACGGCCCGATGACGATCACATCGCCCCGTGCCGCCCAGCCTGCCGTTCCAGCCGCGCCTTTGCCGTTGCCACGGGCTCCATGGACGCCGACCACGAACTGGTAAGTCTTCGCGAGATCCACCGGATCGGGCGTGTAGACGTAGCAATCCATTCCCTGCGAGTCCCTGATCACTTCCTCGCCGGCTAGGGTGAGGACTGTGGTGATGGCGAGAGAGAGGGCAACGAAGAACGCATGCGGCATGACTTTGATCGTAACGTAAGCTGCGACGGTGATTTGTCATCGTGCTGTAGGAGCATGCCGGGTTTCGCGCCCATCGGAAGGACACATTTTCCACCACAGGGATGTTTGTCCTTTTCGAATGCGCCGATCGGTGTTCGCATGATCCCATGATTCGCGCCTCATCCGTGGCCAGCGCCCTATTGGGCTTTGTGGTTGCGGCGCAGGGAGAGAGCCGCCCGAATCTCCTGATCATCCTAGCCGACGACTTGGGCTACTCTGACCTCGGCTGCTACGGCGGCGAGATCCGCACTCCGAACCTCGATGCGCTCGCATCGGAAGGACTGCGTTTCACCCAGACCTACAATTCCAGCCGCTGCTGCCCTACGCGGGCAAGCCTGCTGACCGGGCTTTACCCGCACCAGGCGGGGATAGGTCGTTTCGTGGGCGGAGGAAAGCAGCCGGGCTACCAAGGCCGCCTCACCGATCGCTGCGTCACCCTGGCGGAAGTGCTCCGCCCGGCGGGTTACGCGACCCTCGCCTGCGGAAAATGGCACGTGAACACCCCGGGGCCGACCGAACGGGGCTTCGATGAGTTCTACGGTTTCGTTCACGGCTACGGGGTCGATTCATGGGATCCAAAAATGATGATCCGCCTCCCCGAAGGCCATCCGCACCGCAAGTATGTGGAGGGCGAGTATTTCGCCACCGACGCGATCACGGATCACGCGCTGGATTTTCTGGGAATCGCCCGTGAGAGCGGGAAGCCGTGGCTGCTCTACGTGGCTTACCAGGCACCGCATTTCCCGATCCAAGCGCCGGGGAGCCTCACGAAAACATACGTGGATACATATGCGAAAGGGTGGGACGCGATCCGGGAACAGCGCCTCGCCCGAATGAAGGAGCTTGGCCTCATCGCCCGTAGTATGCAGCTCCCGCCACGCGGGGCCATCGATCGGCCGGATGTCGCGGAGCGGATCGGATCGATGACGGCGGACGGGATGAACCCGGCATGGGAATCGCTGGACGAAGATCGCCGCGCGGATCTTGCGAGGCGTATGGCAGTCTATGCCGCGATGGTCGAGAACATGGACAGCAACATCGGGCGCCTGGTTCGCGATCTGGGTGCGAGCGGCGAACTGGACAACACGCTCATTCTTTTCCTCAGCGACAACGGCGCCTGCGCGGAGTGGGAGCCGTTCGGGTTCGATCTCGAAAAGGCGGACTACTCGGGCAACAAACCCGGCCACGGCATCGGTTCGGGCACGCCGAACAAGCCCAATGTCCTGCACAGGGGCGAGGAACTCGATCTGATGGGGGGCATGAACAGCCTGTTGAGCTACGGCTGCGCGTGGGCGAACGCCTGCAACACCCCGCTCTCGCTCTACAAGCACTATGCCCATGAGGGCGGCATCCGCACACCGATGATCGCCCACTGGCCGAAGGGGATCGCCGATCGCGGAAAGCTCCGCCCGCAGGTTTCCCATGTCATGGACATCATGGCGACGTGCGTTGATCTCGGAGGTGCCAGTTATCCGAAGCATCGCAAAGGCGCGGACATCCCGCCGCCGGAGGGTCGCAGCCTCGTCCCCGCATTCGCCGGAAAACAGGATGAGCCGCGCACCCTGATCTTCGAGCATGAGCAGAATGCCGCCATCCGCCAGGGCGATTGGAAACTGGTTTCCGAAAATGGCCTTGGAAAAAGCGGAATGCGGCCGGGAGCCGCGTGGAGGCTGTATGATCTGTCGAAAGACCCTTCCGAGCAGAACGACCTCGCCCCGGAGCAACCTGATCGCGTCGAGGCGATGTCTGCGGAATTTCTCCGCCAGGCAGAGAGGACGCTGGTTTTCCCTGCGCCGTGAGAACGGGGAGCGGTTGACGCCCGCCTACCATTGGCCATGCTTGATTGGCTGGGTTTTGTGCGGCCAACCAGGCATCGTGCCATCATGATGTGGGGGATGCCTGGCTTCAGCGGCTTGGATTCGAGCCGGGCCTGGGTTTCTTCGGGGCGAGTGTGCGCATCGTTTCAATGGTGCTTGCTTGGGAGGGATCTTCGGCAAGGTTCGCGAATTCGTGGGGGTCTGCGGTGATGTCGTAAAGCTCCTCCCCGCCATCGGCGTAGCGGATGTAGCGGAAGCGCTCGCCTGAGACGGCGAACTCGCCGGGCTTGCCGAGCTGGGTGACGGAGACGTGCGGCCATTCCGCTTCGGGATTTGCGAGAAGGGGTGTCAGGTCGTTGCCTTCCACCGGTTGGCCTTCGCGATCCGGCACGCCGGTGAGCGAGAGCAGGGTGCGGAAGGTGTCGAAGGTGGAGACGGGGCTTTCGCAAATGCCGGGGGTGGTGCCGGCGGGCAGCCCCGGGCAGCCTTTCGGGACGGAGATGAAATAGGGGACGCGGGTGCAGACGCGCCAGCCGGTGAATTTCTGCCAGTGCTCCTTTTCTCCGAGGTGCCAGCCGTGGTCGCTCCAGAGGACGACGATGGTGTTGTCGCGGCGCGGGGATTTTTCCAGGGCATCGAGCACGCGGCCGAGCATGGCATCGGCGAAGTGGATGGATGCGAGGTAACCCTGCACGCCCTGTCGCCATTGGCCGTTCCAGTTGATGTGGGCGAAATAGCGGTTGCGGGCGAGGCGTTGTCCGGCGGGCGGGATGTCCTCGAGGTCGTCGGCGCGGTATCCGGCCGGGAGCTGGATCTGATCGAGGGGAAACGGCTCGAAGTATTTCTTCGGGACGAACCATGGCTCGTGCGGGCGGTAGAGGCCGCAAGCGAGGAAGAAGGGCTTTTCCGGAGGATGGGCGAGCTGCCCTGCAATCCATTCCGTGACCTTGTGATCCCCGCCGAACTCCTCGTCGGTGCAGTCGAGCGGGCCCCAATCGGTCTCCATGTATTGCCATTCCCCGGCGCGCGGCAGGGAGACCGGGCGCTTCTTGGGATAAAGGGTGAAGGGGAACGGGTCGTCGCCATCCTTTTTCGGGAAATATTCGTCCCAGCTCGGCGGATCGATGACGTAGTGAAGGATTTTCCCGGAGCCGGCGGCGTGGTAGCCGTGGTTCGCGAAGTGCCGGGGCATCAGGGTGACGTCGGGCATCACGTCGCGGAGCTTCTGGCGGTTGTCGTAGAGGCCGGACTGCCACGGCGGGATGCCGCTCATGATCGCCGCGCGGACGGGGCCGCAGGAAGGGGCGATGCAGTGGGCGTTGGTGAAAGCGACGCTGCGTGCGGCGAGCCTTGCGAAGTTCGGGGTGACGGTCTGGGGGTTTCCGCCCAGCGGCGAGATCCAGTTGTTGAGGTCGTCGACGGCGATGAAGAGAATGTCGGGTTTGCGCTCGGCGGCGACGAGGCTGCCGGTGAGCAGGCAGGCAAGGAGGAGGGGTTTCATGTTAGGGCTGAATCTATCCAACCCTTTGGTACAGGATACCAAGCCAACTGGCATCACCTTTTTTCCGCAGCGGCAAAATCCGCTTCCGGACAACTCCGAATCGACAGTCACCCGGCTCATGAAATAAAAACTTAATTTTTAGTTTTACAGGTCGCGACAATGCGATTATGGCTTTCCGTATGGCACAGGAAAAATCGTCCCACTCACTCTCGAAGCTATCCCGGAGAGAGATCCAGATCATGGAGATCCTTTTTGCAAACGGGCCGATGACTGTAGCCGATCTCACGGAAAGGATGCCCGACGACCTTTCGAGGAACGGCGTCCGGACATTCGTGACCATCCTCACCAACAAAGGCAAATTGACGCGGATCAAACAGGGGCGCGAGTTCATCTACGAGCCTGCCATCGAGAAAGAGGCGGTGGCGAATAGCGCCCTCGGGAAATTGCTGGAAGTGTTCTTCAATGGCTCCCTGTCTGACGCGGTTGCCGCGAGGTTTTCCGGAACAAGATCGAAAATCGACGAGCATGAGCTTGCCCGGCTCGAGCAGTTGATTTCCGAAGCCCGTGGCAAAAAATCCCGATCCTGACCATCCACCGCCATGAACAGTTTCAACTCCCACCCCGATCTGCTCCTCAGCCTCGCGAAGTTCACCTCGGCACTTCTGATCGCGCTCGCGGTGGCTCCCCTCCTCAAGCGCCCTGCGCTGCGTTCAACGTTCTGGGCGGCGATTTTCCTCATCCTCCCCGCAATGATCCTGGCCAGCCACGGCAGGAGCCTGCTGAACATCCTGCCCCGGTTCCCGGCGGTCGCGGAGATCGAGATCACCCAAGCGCCCACTCCCATCCGCGAGGCGGTCGCGGCGCCAGCGATTCCATCGGCCATGCCCGCTGGTCCCATTGAATCCATCGATGCCCGGGATCCGGCGCGCAGGGTCGATTGGGTCTCCGTGGTGTTTTCCGCCGGCCTGATCGTCTCCCTGCTTCCCATCCTGATCTCGATCCTGCGGATCCGGTTCATTCCGAAAAAACCCGCCTACGGTGTAACCTTGGAGGAATGGCTAACGATCAGGCCACAGAAACCGCATCCGGCTCCGCTCTACCTCACCAGATCCCCTGCCGCCCCGTTCACCGCAGGATTCATCCGGGAATCGGTCCTATTGCCGGAATCCGCAGCCGGCTGGTCGATGCGCAGGTTGCGCTCCACACTCCACCACGAAGCCGCGCACATCAGCCGCAGGGATCCGCTGGTGCGCATGTTCGCGAGCCTTGTGCGGGCTGCGTTGTGGTTCCATCCGCTGATCTGGCTTGCCCACCGCCAATTGGTCGCCGCCCAGGAAGAGGCCTGCGATGAGATCGCCCTCGCCGCAGGCATTCCGGCGGATGAATACGCCGAGGATCTCCTCGAAACCGCCAGATGCTCGCAGGGCATCCTCGGGCACAGCCTTGGCATGGCCCGTTGGTCCCAGCTCGGCTCCCGCATCCGCTTCATTCTCGATAAAAGCGCAACCCAAACCAAACCATTGACTATGAAAACCAAAGCAATCGTCTCGCTCGGCATCGCCGCCGCCACCTTCGGCCTTTCAAGCCTGGGGTTCTCCGAAGCTCCCGATGCCGCT comes from Akkermansiaceae bacterium and encodes:
- a CDS encoding M56 family metallopeptidase, producing MNSFNSHPDLLLSLAKFTSALLIALAVAPLLKRPALRSTFWAAIFLILPAMILASHGRSLLNILPRFPAVAEIEITQAPTPIREAVAAPAIPSAMPAGPIESIDARDPARRVDWVSVVFSAGLIVSLLPILISILRIRFIPKKPAYGVTLEEWLTIRPQKPHPAPLYLTRSPAAPFTAGFIRESVLLPESAAGWSMRRLRSTLHHEAAHISRRDPLVRMFASLVRAALWFHPLIWLAHRQLVAAQEEACDEIALAAGIPADEYAEDLLETARCSQGILGHSLGMARWSQLGSRIRFILDKSATQTKPLTMKTKAIVSLGIAAATFGLSSLGFSEAPDAAARIPDAAAKPGQAGIEAKLNRIVMPRIDFEDVTLGDAIEYLRIRSAELDVAEKDPARKGFNFVIQGAPGAKDDDDPESRRIPELRLRNVPIGVVLDYICNATRMAYKVDEFAIAIRPLGNAEGADAAKPANGPGAAIIARKLEQIVIPAMHFDNITIEEAIDFLRLRSLELDVAEKDPAKRGFNFVIRKPLPANKEGDGAAAGDVPRIAELHLRNVPFGATLKYVCDAAKMDYKIDEFAVTIIPRAD